The Myxococcales bacterium genome window below encodes:
- a CDS encoding glycosyltransferase, with protein MARIVLALTDPRSALLVRGQLAYLRQRGFDVHLVTGAGEPAGALAAAEGATHHTIAIERDLAPGGDLRAVAAMTRLLARLRPTLVDGSTPKAGLVAMVAATAARVPVRVHTLRGLRLETTRGLRRAALWTGHRVTCQLADRVICVSPSLRTRAIELGVVPVARAVVLGPGSGNGVDPDVFDPARHAAAGATLRAELGVAPAASVVAFVGRLSRDKGVGDLAAAWAGRATRGAHLLVVGPDDPTDPITAAARAQLAGDASIHLLGDRREVGPIYAAADVLVLPSHREASPTSCSRPRPWASPRSPRASPAASTSSPTT; from the coding sequence ATGGCGCGCATCGTGCTGGCGCTGACCGACCCGCGCAGCGCGCTGCTGGTGCGGGGCCAGCTCGCCTACCTGCGCCAGCGCGGCTTCGACGTCCACCTGGTGACCGGCGCCGGCGAGCCCGCCGGGGCCCTGGCCGCCGCCGAGGGCGCGACCCACCACACCATCGCCATCGAGCGCGACCTGGCGCCGGGGGGCGACCTGCGCGCGGTCGCGGCGATGACCCGCCTGCTGGCGCGGCTGCGGCCGACGCTGGTCGACGGCTCGACGCCGAAGGCCGGCCTGGTCGCCATGGTGGCGGCGACCGCGGCCCGGGTGCCGGTGCGGGTCCACACGCTGCGCGGCCTGCGGCTCGAGACCACCCGCGGGCTGCGGCGCGCGGCGCTGTGGACCGGCCACCGCGTCACCTGCCAGCTCGCCGATCGGGTGATCTGCGTCAGCCCGAGCCTGCGGACCCGGGCCATCGAGCTGGGGGTGGTGCCCGTGGCGCGGGCGGTCGTCCTCGGGCCGGGGTCGGGCAACGGCGTCGATCCCGACGTGTTCGATCCGGCGCGGCACGCCGCCGCGGGCGCGACGCTGCGGGCCGAGCTCGGCGTCGCGCCGGCGGCGTCGGTGGTCGCGTTCGTCGGGCGGCTGTCCCGGGACAAGGGCGTCGGCGATCTGGCGGCGGCCTGGGCCGGGCGGGCCACGCGCGGCGCCCACCTGCTCGTGGTCGGCCCTGACGACCCCACCGATCCGATCACCGCCGCCGCGCGGGCGCAGCTCGCCGGCGACGCGTCGATCCACCTGCTCGGCGATCGACGCGAGGTGGGGCCGATCTACGCCGCCGCCGACGTGCTCGTGCTGCCGTCGCACCGCGAGGCCTCGCCAACGTCCTGCTCGAGGCCGCGGCCATGGGCGTCGCCACGATCGCCACGCGCATCCCCGGCTGCGTCGACGTCGTCACCGACGACGTGA
- a CDS encoding glycosyltransferase produces the protein MGVATIATRIPGCVDVVTDDVTGSLVAPGDVAALTAAIDRDLAEPARRARLGAAARAHVLRAFRMTDVWTRVADEYARLIAAPRR, from the coding sequence ATGGGCGTCGCCACGATCGCCACGCGCATCCCCGGCTGCGTCGACGTCGTCACCGACGACGTGACCGGCTCGCTGGTCGCGCCCGGCGACGTCGCGGCGCTGACCGCCGCGATCGATCGCGACCTGGCCGAGCCCGCGCGCCGCGCCCGCCTCGGCGCCGCCGCCCGCGCCCACGTGCTGCGCGCGTTCCGCATGACCGACGTCTGGACCCGCGTCGCCGACGAGTACGCGCGGCTGATCGCGGCCCCGCGGCGGTGA